A stretch of Aeromicrobium tamlense DNA encodes these proteins:
- the metG gene encoding methionine--tRNA ligase translates to MPEPTFYATTPIYYVNDAPHIGHGYTTTIGDVITRWHRQRGERVQYLTGVDEHGQKVLRKADANGVSPQEWVDRLVENEWLPMLRTIDAANDDFIRTTEARHEKGAQAFWQDLHDRGEVYKGEFSGWYSVGSEEFVADEYVADGEGEDEGFKVSTLDGSRLEHVTEENYFFPLSQYAERLLALYEERPDFVQPESARNEVLAFVRGGLKDLSISRSTFDWGIPLPWDDSHVMYVWIEALLNYVTAAGYGVDDERFEDLWPANVHFVGKDIVRFHAVIWPALLMAAGLPVPHRVFAHGWLLVGGQKMSKSKANGIHPTEIVGTFGSDAYRYYFTRALTFGSDGSISWEDIGARYHAELANGFGNLASRVAAMIGKYFDGALPAAGPLGDAEQRIVDTVATAVAEADEAMERIAPQDALAAIWRIVDALNLYITETQPWAVAKDESQRERLGTILHTAAEGLRVLAVTLHPVMPKATTSLWESLGAEPALGALADQRIDEVARWGQLPEGATITKVPSLFPRIDLAEA, encoded by the coding sequence GTGCCCGAGCCGACCTTCTACGCCACGACGCCGATCTACTACGTCAACGACGCGCCCCACATCGGGCACGGCTACACGACCACGATCGGCGACGTCATCACGCGCTGGCACCGCCAGCGGGGCGAGCGCGTCCAGTACCTCACCGGCGTCGACGAGCACGGCCAGAAGGTGCTGCGCAAGGCCGACGCCAACGGCGTCTCACCGCAGGAGTGGGTCGACCGCCTCGTCGAGAACGAGTGGCTGCCGATGCTGCGCACGATCGACGCGGCCAACGACGACTTCATCCGCACCACCGAGGCGCGCCACGAGAAGGGCGCCCAGGCGTTCTGGCAGGACCTGCACGACCGCGGCGAGGTCTACAAGGGCGAGTTCTCCGGCTGGTACAGCGTCGGCTCCGAGGAGTTCGTCGCCGACGAGTACGTCGCCGACGGAGAGGGCGAGGACGAGGGCTTCAAGGTCTCCACGCTCGACGGCAGCCGGCTCGAGCACGTCACCGAGGAGAACTACTTCTTCCCGCTGAGCCAGTACGCCGAGCGGCTGCTCGCGCTCTACGAGGAGCGCCCCGACTTCGTGCAGCCCGAGTCGGCGCGCAACGAGGTGCTCGCGTTCGTGCGCGGCGGCCTCAAGGACCTGTCGATCTCGCGCTCCACGTTCGACTGGGGCATCCCGCTGCCGTGGGACGACTCGCACGTCATGTACGTGTGGATCGAGGCGCTGCTGAACTACGTCACGGCGGCCGGCTACGGCGTCGACGACGAGCGGTTCGAGGACCTGTGGCCCGCGAACGTGCACTTCGTCGGCAAGGACATCGTCCGCTTCCACGCCGTCATCTGGCCCGCGCTGCTGATGGCCGCCGGGCTGCCCGTCCCGCACCGCGTGTTCGCGCACGGCTGGCTGCTCGTCGGCGGCCAGAAGATGAGCAAGAGCAAGGCCAACGGCATCCACCCCACCGAGATCGTCGGCACGTTCGGCTCGGACGCCTACCGCTACTACTTCACCCGCGCGCTCACGTTCGGCAGCGACGGCTCGATCTCGTGGGAGGACATCGGCGCGCGCTACCACGCCGAGCTCGCCAACGGCTTCGGCAACCTGGCCTCGCGCGTGGCCGCCATGATCGGCAAGTACTTCGACGGTGCACTGCCCGCGGCCGGTCCGCTGGGCGACGCCGAGCAGCGGATCGTCGACACCGTCGCCACCGCGGTCGCCGAGGCCGACGAGGCAATGGAGCGCATCGCGCCGCAGGACGCCCTCGCCGCGATCTGGCGCATCGTCGACGCGCTGAACCTCTACATCACCGAGACCCAGCCGTGGGCCGTCGCGAAGGACGAGTCGCAGCGCGAGCGTCTCGGCACGATCCTCCACACGGCCGCCGAGGGCCTGCGCGTCCTGGCGGTGACGCTGCACCCCGTCATGCCGAAGGCCACCACGTCGCTGTGGGAGTCCCTCGGCGCCGAGCCCGCGCTGGGCGCGCTGGCCGACCAGCGGATCGACGAGGTCGCCCGGTGGGGCCAGCTGCCCGAGGGCGCGACGATCACCAAGGTGCCGTCGCTGTTCCCGCGCATCGACCTCGCCGAGGCCTGA
- a CDS encoding transglycosylase family protein: protein MGLVALGLAVAVGGVVHASTYDDLVRFDVDGVVTEVRTESETVGDLLAEKNVTLAAADQVSPAVGTDIDDGDVVKVRREKAVTLVVDGRITQNTVHDVDVASALDTLGVKPKEGATFSMAPDERLGLDGNSVVVSNPKPVTLKVDGKKQRFVTAAPTVQALLQQRGVKVGELDEVKPGLGSYLKPKQALRVVRIEKVTRTEKIEVDHKVTYTDDSSLFTGDTEVLKEGRDGVDRAKVELILADGEIRERRVISRSTVRPPIAEVQKRGTKDPNTIDGGVWDRIAKCESGGNWSINTGNGYYGGLQFSAATWRSVGGPGLPHQHSKATQIKYAEILQKRSGWGQWSCAAKVGVN, encoded by the coding sequence ATGGGCCTGGTCGCCCTCGGTCTGGCGGTCGCCGTCGGAGGCGTCGTCCACGCATCGACCTACGACGACCTCGTGCGCTTCGACGTCGACGGCGTCGTCACCGAGGTCCGCACCGAGAGCGAGACCGTCGGCGACCTGCTCGCCGAGAAGAACGTCACGCTCGCGGCCGCCGACCAGGTCAGCCCCGCCGTCGGCACCGACATCGACGACGGTGACGTCGTCAAGGTCCGTCGCGAGAAGGCCGTCACGCTCGTCGTCGACGGCAGGATCACCCAGAACACCGTGCACGACGTCGACGTCGCCAGCGCGCTCGACACCCTCGGCGTGAAGCCGAAGGAGGGTGCCACGTTCTCGATGGCCCCCGACGAGCGCCTCGGCCTCGACGGCAACAGCGTCGTGGTGAGCAACCCCAAGCCCGTCACGCTCAAGGTCGACGGCAAGAAGCAGCGCTTCGTCACCGCAGCCCCCACCGTGCAGGCACTCCTGCAGCAGCGCGGCGTGAAGGTCGGCGAGCTCGACGAGGTCAAGCCCGGTCTCGGCTCCTACCTGAAGCCGAAGCAGGCCCTGCGCGTCGTGCGGATCGAGAAGGTCACCCGCACCGAGAAGATCGAGGTCGACCACAAGGTCACCTACACCGACGACTCGTCGCTGTTCACCGGCGACACCGAGGTCCTCAAGGAGGGCCGCGACGGCGTCGACCGCGCCAAGGTCGAGCTGATCCTGGCCGACGGCGAGATCCGTGAGCGTCGCGTCATCTCGCGCAGCACGGTCCGCCCGCCGATCGCCGAGGTGCAGAAGCGCGGCACGAAGGACCCGAACACGATCGACGGTGGCGTCTGGGACCGCATCGCCAAGTGCGAGTCGGGCGGCAACTGGAGCATCAACACCGGCAACGGCTACTACGGCGGCCTGCAGTTCTCGGCCGCCACCTGGCGCAGCGTCGGTGGCCCCGGGCTCCCGCACCAGCACAGCAAGGCGACGCAGATCAAGTACGCCGAGATCCTGCAGAAGCGCTCCGGCTGGGGCCAGTGGTCCTGCGCGGCCAAGGTGGGCGTCAACTGA
- a CDS encoding TatD family hydrolase: protein MTLTEGWPEPPAPLPRPVVDNHCHLDTRIRGGALIPVDEALDRAAAVGVTRTVQVGCDLEGSRWAVEVARAQPSVVAAVAMHPNDAARSQTLEADLAEIDRLAADPVVRAVGETGLDYFRTGADLRPLQHHSFREHIRIAKRHDRTLVIHDRDAHDDVLAILDDEGVPDRVVMHCFSGDADFAQRCVERGAYLSFAGTVTFKNAEYLREALRIAPRDRILVETDAPFLTPMPHRGEPNASFLIPHTVRFMAEVLEAPVEELCEAIDANTDRAFGGHWPERVATVT, encoded by the coding sequence GTGACGCTCACCGAGGGCTGGCCCGAGCCGCCCGCGCCGCTGCCGCGCCCCGTGGTGGACAACCACTGCCACCTCGACACCCGCATCCGCGGCGGGGCGCTGATCCCGGTCGACGAGGCGCTCGACCGCGCCGCGGCCGTGGGCGTCACCCGCACGGTCCAGGTCGGCTGCGACCTCGAGGGCTCGCGGTGGGCGGTCGAGGTCGCCCGTGCGCAGCCCAGCGTGGTGGCCGCCGTGGCGATGCACCCCAACGACGCCGCGCGCAGTCAGACCCTCGAGGCGGACCTCGCCGAGATCGACCGGCTCGCCGCCGATCCCGTCGTGCGGGCCGTGGGGGAGACCGGGCTCGACTACTTCCGCACGGGTGCCGACCTGCGACCCCTCCAGCACCACAGCTTCCGCGAGCACATCCGCATCGCGAAGCGTCACGACCGCACGCTCGTGATCCACGACCGCGACGCCCACGACGACGTGCTCGCGATCCTCGACGACGAGGGCGTCCCCGACCGCGTCGTCATGCACTGCTTCAGCGGCGACGCCGACTTCGCCCAGCGGTGCGTCGAGCGCGGCGCGTACCTCTCGTTCGCCGGCACGGTGACGTTCAAGAACGCCGAGTACCTGCGCGAGGCGCTGCGGATCGCGCCCCGCGACCGGATCCTCGTCGAGACCGACGCGCCGTTCCTGACCCCCATGCCGCACCGGGGGGAGCCGAACGCCTCGTTCCTCATCCCGCACACCGTCCGGTTCATGGCCGAGGTGCTCGAGGCCCCCGTGGAGGAGCTCTGCGAGGCCATCGACGCGAACACCGATCGGGCGTTCGGGGGACACTGGCCCGAGCGTGTCGCTACAGTCACATGA
- the rsmA gene encoding 16S rRNA (adenine(1518)-N(6)/adenine(1519)-N(6))-dimethyltransferase RsmA, which translates to MRGQGGRQLSESGASGSVRLLGAADIRRLAAEAGVRPTKQKGQNFVIDANTVRRIVDVSGVGPDDAVVEIGPGLGSLTLALLDRSRHVTAVEIDEVLAGRLPATIAEFAPGAADRFDLVLADAMHVRELPGPEPTALVANLPYNVSVPVLLHFLEQFPSLRSVLVMVQAEVAHRLAAGPGSRTYGIPSVKAAWYADVRLAGNIGRNVFWPAPNVDSALVSLVRRDPPVGDRRTVFAVVDAAFAQRRKTLRAALSGYAGSGEAAERALVAAGIDPRTRGEQLTVEQFAAIADALGARDL; encoded by the coding sequence CTGCGCGGCCAAGGTGGGCGTCAACTGAGCGAGTCCGGGGCCTCCGGCTCCGTCCGCCTCCTCGGCGCCGCCGACATCCGTCGGCTGGCCGCCGAGGCCGGCGTTCGCCCCACGAAGCAGAAGGGGCAGAACTTCGTCATCGACGCGAACACGGTGCGGCGCATCGTCGACGTGTCGGGCGTCGGTCCTGACGACGCCGTGGTCGAGATCGGGCCGGGCCTGGGCTCGTTGACCCTGGCCCTGCTCGACCGGTCGCGGCACGTCACGGCGGTCGAGATCGACGAGGTCCTCGCGGGCCGGCTGCCCGCCACGATCGCCGAGTTCGCGCCCGGCGCCGCCGACCGGTTCGACCTCGTGCTCGCCGACGCGATGCACGTGCGCGAGCTCCCCGGCCCCGAGCCCACCGCGCTCGTGGCGAACCTGCCGTACAACGTCTCGGTGCCGGTGCTGCTGCACTTCCTCGAGCAGTTCCCGTCGCTGCGGTCGGTGCTGGTGATGGTGCAGGCCGAGGTCGCGCACCGTCTGGCCGCGGGTCCCGGCTCGCGCACCTACGGCATCCCGAGCGTGAAGGCGGCCTGGTACGCCGACGTCCGGCTCGCCGGCAACATCGGCCGCAACGTCTTCTGGCCCGCGCCCAACGTGGACTCCGCGTTGGTCTCGCTGGTGCGCCGCGACCCGCCGGTGGGCGACCGCAGGACGGTCTTCGCCGTCGTCGACGCCGCGTTCGCCCAGCGTCGCAAGACCCTCCGCGCCGCCCTCTCGGGCTACGCGGGCAGCGGCGAGGCCGCCGAGCGCGCCCTCGTCGCCGCCGGCATCGACCCCCGCACCCGCGGCGAGCAGCTCACGGTCGAGCAGTTCGCCGCCATCGCCGACGCCCTCGGCGCCCGAGATCTGTAG